One Hordeum vulgare subsp. vulgare chromosome 4H, MorexV3_pseudomolecules_assembly, whole genome shotgun sequence DNA window includes the following coding sequences:
- the LOC123446663 gene encoding glycine-rich RNA-binding protein GRP2A-like, which produces MSAPWWDSDEDRSRVEYRAYVGNLPWGTDERSLKDAFADYFLVDIVTDRETGRSRGFGFVWFDNEDSLSNAIQDMNGQELGGRTITVDRANQRPRRWRR; this is translated from the exons ATGTCGGCGCCGTGGTGGGATTCCGACGAGGACCGTTCTAGGGTCGAGTACCGCGCCTACGTTGGCAACCTCCCCTGGGGCACCGATGAGCGCTCACTCAAGGACGCCTTCGCCGACTACTTTTTGGTTGAT ATCGTCACCGACCGGGAGACAGGCAGATCCCGCGGCTTCGGCTTCGTCTGGTTTGACAATGAGGACTCGTTGAGCAACGCCATCCAGGACATGAACGGCCAGGAGCTCGGCGGCCGCACCATCACCGTCGACAGGGCCAATCAACGCCCCCGCCGCTGGAGGAGATGA